The following proteins are co-located in the Mauremys reevesii isolate NIE-2019 linkage group 23, ASM1616193v1, whole genome shotgun sequence genome:
- the CSF3R gene encoding granulocyte colony-stimulating factor receptor — MAMHWNSEMLLGCSTLFLLLLGGARACGRVTVDSPIILLGSTVTASCTIQSNRCGGLEGEEIQITWRLNRESMSGSQHKSVEGADVSNLTISHFNLTRAKLWCFVVGNGTPQRIDMKEIHAGYPPSKPENLTCMMNLSENSLTCRWDPGLDGHLPARVALKSSKSRGQCDVSQEAISNCIPQAGQNYCTISRSFLQLYQKMDIWVSVQNALGTAESEHLCIDPMDVAKLDPPVLKSIQSVPFQTDCVSVAWEVAPTSSHIEQQCELRYRTHEDPGWTLVPNIVSPNLKTHHCGFLFGTEHRFQMRCRRVTAMGYWSEWSPGWNFTTHEKAPAGKLDVWWKMTPVDSGKTAEVQLLWKALKRNEMNGRILGYWVSLNPRQRNVELAAVCNTTEMQCNFSVLAGVRRVYLAAYNSAGESAATEVIFLEKKGQPLAGIHTSPCDEHSLWVHWEAPRATATGYVLEWRQTALPGPARSSGSWQVERNRSATKALIRENIEPFQLYNISVYPLYADAVGLPLHTAAYSKEKAPSCAPKFRLKSVSKSHAELCWDPVPIEMQNGFITNYTIFWASTASDELRAVVNSSFTTFTVRGLLPSTMYKVHIMASTAAGSTNSTTLTLVTPVLDEKEIQYLLPFFGLVCVVLVVLFVCFQKNRRVKNQFWPSVPDPANSSLGKWVPADLQQETLQTASAREPGLVTISDITVLEKGAEKKAPLWGKKDPVPAAAGSFPALPKSYIHPSSSGLPSGSRAPGEARPGSYVNTAGAVQYAKVVAEGYRGQQQHVPSPLYIRSDSTQPLLSESTPSPKPYENLWFHGAPPAGLHCQSSQEDVAFLEEPLIDFPLLQGLKIDGAEDLHDFQRF, encoded by the exons GGGCCCGAGCCTGTGGCAGGGTCACAGTGGACTCACCCATCATTCTCTTGGGATCTACAGTCACAGCCTCTTGCACCATCCAAAGCAACCGCTGCGGTGGCTTGGAAGGTGAGGAAATCCAGATCACGTGGAGACTCAACCGCGAGTCCATGTCAGGGAGCCAGCACAAGAGCGTTGAAGGAGCAGACGTTTCCAATCTCACCATCAGCCATTTCAACCTAACCAGGGCCAAGCTGTGGTGCTTTGTGGTGGGGAACGGCACCCCGCAGCGGATAGACATGAAGGAGATCCACGCAGGCT ATCCACCATCGAAGCCTGAGAATCTAACCTGTATGATGAACCTCAGTGAGAACAGCCTGACGTGCCGCTGGGACCCCGGGCTGGACGGACACCTCCCAGCCAGAGTGGCTCTGAAAAGTTCCAA GAGCAGAGGCCAGTGTGACGTTTCCCAGGAGGCGATCTCAAACTGTATCCCACAAGCCGGCCAGAACTACTGCACCATTTCTCGCAGCTTTCTCCAGCTGTACCAGAAAATGGACATCTGGGTGTCAGTCCAGAATGCCCTGGGCACAGCTGAGTCTGAGCATCTGTGCATCGACCCCATGGATGTAG CCAAACTGGATCCCCCTGTCCTAAAGAGCATCCAGTCAGTCCCTTTCCAGACTGACTGTGTCTCCGTGGCCTGGGAAGTGGCTCCCACCAGCTCCCACATAGAGCAGCAGTGTGAGCTCCGCTACAGGACCCATGAGGACCCTGGATGGACTCTG GTCCCCAACATTGTCAGCCCCAACCTGAAGACCCATCACTGCGGCTTCCTCTTTGGGACGGAGCATCGCTTCCAGATGCGCTGCAGGCGGGTCACAGCGATGGGCTACTGGAGCGAGTGGAGCCCGGGATGGAATTTCACCACCCACGAGAAAG CTCCTGCAGGGAAGCTGGACGTTTGGTGGAAGATGACGCCTGTGGACTCTGGGAAGACAGCGGAGGTTCAGCTGCTGTGGAAG GCTCTGAAGCGGAACGAGATGAATGGCAGGATCCTGGGGTACTGGGTCTCCCTGAATCCCAGACAGAGGAATGTGGAGCTAGCCGCTGTCTGCAACACGACCGAGATGCAGTGCAATTTCTCTGTGCTGGCTGGGGTCAGGAGAGTTTATCTCGCAGCCTATAACTCAGCAGGCGAGTCTGCAGCAACAGAAGTTATCTTCCTTGAGAAGAAAG GGCAGCCCCTGGCCGGGATCCACACTTCCCCCTGTGATGAGCACAGCCTCTGGGTGCACTGGGAGGCACCCAGAGCCACAGCCACTGGGTACGTACTTGAGTGGCGCCAAACAGCCTTGCCGGGGCCAGCCAGGAGCAGCGGGAGCTGGCAGGTGGAGCGGAACAGGAGTGCCACCAAGGCACTAATCCGAG AAAATATTGAGCCTTTCCAGCTGTACAATATCTCCGTGTACCCGTTGTATGCGGACGCGGTGGGGCTGCCCCTGCACACAGCAGCCTATTCAAAAGAGAAAG CTCCATCCTGTGCCCCTAAATTCCGCCTCAAGAGTGTCAGCAAGTCCCACGCCGAGCTCTGCTGGGACCCAGTCCCCATTGAGATGCAGAATGGCTTCATCACGAACTACACCATCTTCTGGGCCAGCACCGCCAGCGATGAACTCC GTGCCGTTGTGAACTCCTCCTTCACCACCTTCACCGTCAGGGGCCTGCTGCCGTCGACGATGTACAAAGTGCACATAATGGCGTCCACAGCAGCCGGCAGCACCAACAGCACAACCCTGACGCTGGTGACCCCGGTGCTGG ATGAGAAAGAAATCCAGTATCTCCTCCCGTTCTTTGGCCTCGTGTGTGTCGTGCTTGTAGTATTATTCGTCTGCTTCCAGAAGAATCGGAG GGTGAAGAATCAGTTCTGGCCCAGCGTCCCGGACCCAGCTAACAGCAGCCTGGGCAAGTGGGTGCCAGCCGACCTGCAGCAG GAGACTCTCCAGACAGCCAGTGCGAGGGAGCCTGGCCTGGTGACCATTTCTGACATCACCGTGCTCGAAAAAGGAGCCGAGAAGAAGGCACCGCTCTGGGGGAAGAAGGACCCTGtcccagcagctgctggcagcttCCCGGCCCTCCCCAAATCCTACATCCACCCCAGCAGCTCCGGCCTGCCGAGCGGCAGCAGAGCTCCGGGAGAGGCGCGGCCGGGCTCGTACGTCAACACTGCTGGGGCCGTCCAGTACGCCAAAGTAGTTGCAGAAGGCtacaggggccagcagcagcatgtcccatcTCCCCTCTACATCCGGTCCGACTCCACTCAGCCCCTGTTGAGCGAGTCGACGCCCAGCCCCAAGCCTTATGAGAACCTGTGGTTCCACGGGGCCCCGCCGGCAGGGCTGCACTGCCAGAGTTCCCAGGAGGATGTGGCCTTCCTGGAGGAGCCGCTGATCGACTTCCCCCTGCTGCAGGGCCTGAAAATCGACGGGGCCGAGGACCTGCATGACTTCCAGCGATTCTAG